In Streptomyces sp. SID8374, one genomic interval encodes:
- the fabG gene encoding 3-oxoacyl-[acyl-carrier-protein] reductase translates to MSRSVLVTGGNRGIGLAIARAFADNGDQVAITYRSGEPPQALTEAGVLAVRCDITDAEQVEQAYKEIEEKHGPVEVLVANAGITKDQLLMRMSEEDFTSVVDTNLTGTFRVVKRANRGMLRAKKGRVVLISSVVGLLGSAGQANYAASKAGLVGFARSLARELGSRNITFNVVAPGFVDTDMTQALTEEQRKGIVSQVPLGRYAQPDEIAAAVRFLASDDASYITGAVIPVDGGLGMGH, encoded by the coding sequence TTGAGCCGCTCGGTTCTCGTCACCGGAGGAAACCGGGGCATCGGCCTCGCCATCGCCCGCGCCTTCGCCGACAACGGCGACCAGGTAGCGATCACCTACCGCTCCGGCGAGCCGCCCCAGGCCCTCACCGAGGCCGGTGTCCTCGCGGTCCGCTGCGACATCACCGACGCCGAGCAGGTGGAGCAGGCCTACAAGGAGATCGAGGAGAAGCACGGTCCCGTGGAGGTGCTGGTCGCCAACGCCGGTATCACCAAGGACCAGTTGCTGATGCGGATGTCCGAGGAGGACTTCACCTCCGTCGTCGACACCAACCTCACCGGCACCTTCCGGGTCGTCAAGCGTGCCAACCGCGGCATGCTGCGCGCCAAGAAGGGCCGCGTCGTCCTGATCTCCTCCGTCGTCGGCCTCCTCGGCTCGGCGGGCCAGGCGAACTACGCCGCCTCCAAGGCCGGACTCGTCGGGTTCGCCCGGTCGCTGGCCCGTGAGCTGGGCTCGCGGAACATCACCTTCAACGTCGTCGCCCCCGGTTTTGTCGACACCGACATGACCCAGGCGCTCACCGAGGAGCAGCGCAAGGGCATCGTGTCCCAGGTGCCGCTGGGCCGCTACGCGCAGCCCGACGAGATCGCCGCCGCCGTGCGCTTCCTCGCCTCCGACGACGCGTCGTACATCACTGGAGCCGTCATCCCCGTTGACGGCGGATTGGGCATGGGTCACTGA
- the fabI gene encoding enoyl-ACP reductase FabI, giving the protein MSGILDGKRILITGVLMESSIAFHAAKVAQEQGAEVILTAFPRPTLTERIAKKLPKPAKVIELDVTDQEHLDRLEGLVREELGSLDGVVHSIGFAPQDALGGNFLNTPFESVATAMHVSAFSLKSLAMACKPLMSEGGSIVGLTFDAQYAWPQYDWMGPAKAALEATSRYLARDLGKDGLRCNLISAGPIGSMAAKSIPGFSELADVWNHRAPLAWDMSDPEPAGRGIVALLSDFFPRTTGEIIHVDSGVHMMGA; this is encoded by the coding sequence ATGAGCGGAATTCTCGACGGCAAGCGCATCCTCATCACCGGGGTGCTGATGGAGTCGTCCATCGCGTTCCACGCCGCGAAGGTGGCCCAGGAGCAGGGTGCCGAGGTCATCCTCACGGCCTTCCCCCGCCCCACCCTGACCGAGCGCATCGCCAAGAAGCTGCCGAAGCCGGCCAAGGTCATCGAGTTGGACGTGACCGACCAGGAGCACCTGGACCGGCTGGAGGGCCTGGTCCGCGAGGAGCTCGGTTCGCTGGACGGTGTCGTCCACTCCATCGGCTTCGCGCCGCAGGACGCGCTCGGCGGCAACTTCCTCAACACCCCGTTCGAGTCCGTCGCCACCGCGATGCACGTCTCGGCGTTCTCCCTGAAGTCGCTGGCCATGGCGTGCAAGCCGCTGATGAGCGAGGGCGGGTCGATCGTCGGCCTCACCTTCGACGCCCAGTACGCCTGGCCGCAGTACGACTGGATGGGCCCGGCCAAGGCCGCGCTGGAGGCCACCTCCCGCTACCTCGCCCGTGACCTGGGCAAGGACGGGCTGCGCTGCAACCTGATCTCCGCCGGGCCGATCGGCTCCATGGCCGCCAAGTCCATCCCGGGCTTCTCGGAGCTGGCCGACGTCTGGAACCACCGCGCCCCGCTCGCCTGGGACATGTCCGACCCGGAGCCGGCCGGCCGCGGCATCGTGGCGCTGCTCTCGGACTTCTTCCCGCGGACGACGGGCGAGATCATCCACGTCGACAGCGGCGTGCACATGATGGGCGCCTGA
- a CDS encoding FadR/GntR family transcriptional regulator, with protein MTLTSPRRSALADQVIAQLRNQITSGEWPVGSRIPTEPELVEQLGVARNTVREAVRALAHNGLLDIRQGSGTYVIATSELAGVMHRRFAAADPRHIAELRSTLESSAARLAAVRRTERDLRQLDTLMARREEAWASGDAEAFVAADATLHLAVVAASHNDVLTELYADLGDLLRDYLRGDVGPELRPENHMDHARLVEAIRAGDAETAAAEAASHALNCLADRV; from the coding sequence ATGACGCTCACGTCTCCACGGCGTTCGGCCCTCGCCGACCAGGTGATCGCGCAGCTGCGCAACCAGATCACCTCGGGCGAGTGGCCGGTCGGTTCGCGGATCCCGACCGAGCCGGAGCTGGTCGAACAGCTCGGCGTGGCCCGTAACACCGTGCGCGAGGCGGTGCGGGCCCTGGCGCACAACGGGCTGCTGGACATCCGGCAGGGCTCGGGCACGTATGTGATCGCCACGAGCGAGCTGGCCGGGGTGATGCACCGCCGCTTCGCCGCCGCCGACCCGCGCCACATCGCGGAGCTGCGCTCCACGCTGGAGTCGTCGGCCGCCCGGCTGGCCGCCGTACGCCGTACCGAGCGCGATCTGCGGCAACTCGACACCCTGATGGCGCGGCGAGAGGAGGCGTGGGCCTCGGGGGACGCGGAGGCGTTCGTCGCGGCCGACGCGACCCTGCACCTGGCGGTGGTCGCGGCCTCGCACAACGACGTCCTCACCGAGCTCTACGCGGACCTCGGGGATCTGCTGCGCGACTACCTACGGGGTGACGTGGGACCCGAGCTGCGCCCGGAGAACCATATGGATCACGCGCGACTGGTAGAGGCGATCCGGGCGGGGGACGCGGAGACGGCGGCGGCCGAAGCGGCGAGCCACGCGTTGAACTGCCTGGCGGACCGGGTCTAG